In a single window of the Methanomicrobiales archaeon genome:
- a CDS encoding acetyl-coenzyme A synthetase N-terminal domain-containing protein, producing the protein MANNFDVRLVEETRYYSPDPQYRKAAWVQDYEETYRGFLEDPDAFWDRAARELDWFAPYERVKDWQYPH; encoded by the coding sequence ATGGCGAACAACTTTGATGTCAGACTGGTCGAGGAGACGCGATACTACTCTCCCGATCCTCAGTATCGAAAGGCTGCCTGGGTGCAGGACTACGAGGAGACATATCGCGGATTCCTCGAAGACCCCGACGCATTCTGGGATCGGGCGGCCCGGGAGCTGGACTGGTTCGCGCCCTACGAGAGGGTGAAGGACTGGCAGTATCCGCAT